In Treponema primitia ZAS-2, a genomic segment contains:
- a CDS encoding PQQ-binding-like beta-propeller repeat protein, which yields MKTKIPAFLFCVFCITTLHAQQAPYWRHALGGAVIGAPAAQVESVAAVCDGGNVQAYSREGRELWNFNAQGRLTPFITRSREGTSYICRTNGLLIALNRVGQELWRVNLGAPITSPVQVGFDGRIFVPTASRIACYTASGFPLWSKPLTQPLGLPLQLDKQGGLLAIQNDGELLVLNAFGKALSRRLSETPALFIALDTPAAESLAPEATEAAAEAFKAAVAEAAKTAEEAAKAAAVAREAAEKAAAAAKAAPDNQAAQNTAAQARGAAEAAARLAGEKATAAADIASKFPPVFTGAETTLLVVYKTGKAETIRWTRSEQSFALAFPALAAAPLAVASRGDKLGMALANGKVSLYSVGEKRSLWSGDSHIANSDTPAESSLIYDERGLYALSKSGATGYFEDGKQHWLQRIQDAKSPPAFSDEGILYSGGNDWVLYAYHLEDTIKTQRQSIYGPAPEGSYGTGNPRPSPWAEDFNRYEEREIRDRLERISTAAREGRLGENERSYAAYLMEIAGSIADAPMNQSPLHPLIHVNYRVEAARLLAYMGSRETIPFLAGLCRSDPDPLVKAAAAEAIGYIGVDPDGIALAAFRSMIFPLIPNRDERVLAAVAAATGSLCRFSGPPLSEAGIRLLSAVADIGPAFAQAVARKELQSLR from the coding sequence ATGAAAACAAAAATCCCGGCGTTTCTGTTCTGTGTTTTCTGTATCACAACCCTCCATGCCCAACAGGCACCCTACTGGCGCCATGCTCTGGGCGGGGCGGTGATCGGCGCCCCGGCTGCCCAGGTGGAATCCGTGGCGGCGGTCTGTGACGGGGGGAATGTCCAGGCATATTCCCGGGAAGGCCGGGAACTGTGGAACTTCAACGCCCAGGGCCGGCTGACCCCCTTTATCACCCGCTCCCGAGAAGGGACCAGTTATATTTGCCGGACCAATGGGCTTTTAATTGCCCTGAATCGGGTTGGCCAGGAACTATGGCGGGTCAATCTGGGGGCGCCCATCACCAGCCCGGTACAGGTGGGCTTTGACGGCCGGATTTTTGTCCCTACTGCCTCACGTATCGCCTGCTATACCGCCTCGGGGTTCCCCCTCTGGTCGAAGCCCCTGACCCAGCCCCTGGGCCTCCCCCTCCAGTTGGACAAACAGGGGGGATTGTTGGCTATCCAAAACGACGGGGAACTCCTGGTCCTGAACGCCTTTGGAAAGGCCCTGTCCCGGCGGCTTTCGGAAACCCCGGCGCTTTTCATTGCCCTGGATACCCCGGCGGCGGAATCACTGGCCCCTGAAGCCACGGAAGCTGCAGCGGAAGCCTTCAAGGCTGCGGTGGCTGAGGCCGCAAAAACTGCGGAGGAGGCTGCCAAAGCCGCCGCCGTGGCCCGGGAAGCCGCCGAAAAAGCCGCTGCTGCCGCAAAGGCCGCCCCGGATAACCAGGCCGCCCAAAACACCGCAGCCCAGGCACGGGGAGCCGCGGAAGCCGCAGCCCGGCTTGCGGGGGAAAAGGCCACTGCTGCCGCTGATATCGCCTCAAAATTCCCCCCGGTCTTCACCGGCGCCGAGACAACCCTGCTGGTGGTTTACAAAACCGGAAAAGCCGAAACCATACGCTGGACCAGGTCCGAGCAAAGCTTCGCCCTAGCCTTCCCCGCCCTGGCTGCGGCGCCCCTGGCAGTAGCCAGTCGGGGGGACAAACTGGGCATGGCCCTGGCAAACGGGAAGGTCTCCCTCTATTCGGTGGGAGAAAAACGCAGCCTCTGGTCCGGGGACAGCCATATCGCCAACTCGGATACCCCGGCAGAGTCCTCCCTGATCTACGATGAACGGGGCCTCTATGCCCTGAGCAAATCCGGGGCCACCGGGTATTTCGAGGATGGCAAACAGCACTGGCTCCAGCGTATCCAGGACGCAAAGTCCCCCCCGGCCTTTTCCGACGAGGGCATACTCTACTCCGGGGGCAATGACTGGGTACTCTACGCCTACCACCTGGAAGACACCATTAAAACCCAACGGCAGTCCATCTACGGGCCCGCCCCTGAGGGCAGCTACGGTACCGGGAACCCCCGGCCTTCGCCCTGGGCGGAGGACTTCAACCGCTATGAGGAGAGGGAAATCAGGGACCGGCTGGAACGAATCTCCACCGCCGCCCGGGAAGGCAGGCTGGGGGAAAACGAGCGGAGCTACGCAGCCTACCTCATGGAAATCGCCGGAAGCATTGCGGACGCGCCGATGAACCAGTCCCCCCTGCACCCCCTGATCCATGTGAATTACCGGGTCGAAGCAGCCCGGCTCCTGGCCTACATGGGTTCCCGGGAAACCATACCCTTCCTGGCCGGCCTCTGCCGCAGCGATCCGGACCCCCTGGTCAAGGCCGCCGCCGCAGAGGCCATAGGCTACATTGGGGTTGATCCCGACGGCATAGCCTTGGCCGCATTCAGATCCATGATCTTCCCCCTGATCCCGAACCGAGATGAACGGGTCCTGGCCGCAGTAGCCGCCGCAACCGGCTCACTCTGCCGCTTCTCAGGCCCCCCCTTGAGTGAAGCAGGCATACGGCTCCTCTCCGCAGTGGCGGACATCGGCCCCGCCTTTGCACAGGCTGTGGCACGGAAGGAATTACAATCATTGCGCTGA